The genomic segment TTAACATCATCATTTGGATGAATGCGAACGGCGCTGCCGCGCTCCTCAAGCAGTTGATTGGCGCGATAAGCTACAACTTCATTGACGTTCATATTCGTTTGCGTACCGCTGCCCGTCTGCCAAACGACGAGTGGGAAATGCTCATCCCAGCGGCCAGTCAAAATTTCATCTACCGCTTCGCCGATAACCGCAGATTTCTCTGCATCCAGCACGCCCAGCTTCTCATTGGCGATAGCTGCGGCTTTCTTAATAATAGCCATAGCATGAACGACCTCAATCGGCATCCGCTCTCCGCTGATTTTGAAGTTTTGCAAGCTGCGCTGCGTTTGAGCACCCCACAGCTTGTCCGCAGGAACCTGAATTTCACCCATTGTGTCCTTCTCAATCCGATATTCCATCTTTTAAGTAGCCTCCTTCAAAATCTTGAACAACCTACTCCTACTTTATCAAACACAAACGGCTTTCGCCATCCAAATGCGTCAAAAGCCCCTTAATTGCTTGCGATTAGGCTGCCCTCTCGCCTTGCAATGGCTGCTTTCCGCCGCTTTTCGCTAATGCGCTTACATAAAGAGCAGCGGCCGAACGTGAAATTTAGCGCTTCGCGCTGCGGTAAGCTTCCATATAAGCGCGTGCTTTAGCCTCAATTAAGGTGTAATCGCCTGTTTTCACAGCTTCCTTCGTCAAATCGGAGCCGATGCCAACAGCAACTGCGCCCGCTTTCACCCATTCGCCGAGATTATCCAGCGAGACGCCGCCAGTTGGCATAACATTTGCTTGCGGCAAAGGCCCTTTAATCGAAGGAATAACGCTTGGCGAATACAGATTGCCAGGGAACAGCTTTACAACATCAACACCCAGCTCCAGCGCATGTTGAATTTCATTAACGGTCATCGTGCCCGGCATAACCGGAATGGCATAACGATGGCATAGCTTTATAGTATCAGGGTTAAGTGCCGGAGAAACGACAAATTCCGCGCCGCTCAAAATCGCTGCGCGTGCCGATTCTGGATCAAGCACCGTTCCTACTCCGATAATAGCAAATTGATCCGATTGCGGGTCCGCATCTACCGAATATTCCTTGCTGAGCTGCTCGATTGCCCGCAGCGCAAACGGTACGGTCAGCGTAATTTCAATCGCTTTAATCCCGCCTTTTATCGCATGGCGGGACATTTCCACAACTTCCTCCGGCGAATCAGCGCGAAGCACAGCGACGACGCCAGCGTCTACAATTTGTTGAAGCACCTTGATTTTCTTCACAAGTACAGCCTCCCCTAATGTTCATATTTGTACGAAAAAGTACGATGTTTGCCGTTTTAATTATATGCCTTTCTCGTCCACTCGGCAATGCATGACAGGCAATTGTCAAATTATGCGGAATAAAAGAGCCACCTCACAGCATAAAGCTGTGTAGATGGCTCCCTTGGTTTTTTCATTCATTTATTTATTTGTTTATTTTATTTGATTAACCCGTATGTTTATCCAAGCTTGCGGCTTTACCCGCTCCATCTCCATGCTCGCCTTCCACTTTGCTGCGGCCCGACAAGAACCAGCCAACTACAGCAATCAGGACGAGTACGATATAGAAGGTCGCTTTCCATAAAGAGCCTTCTACAAAATCATGCGACAGCCAGTGGATGGATGGATGCGCCATCGTATGCACGGCCAGCTTAACGCCGACCCAGCCGACGATAACGAATGCTGTCAGCTCAAGCGCGGGACGGGAATGCAGCAGCTTCACGAAATAGTTCGCCGCGAAACGCATAATGACAAGCCCGATAAAACCGCCGAGGAAAATAACGATAAACTGTCCGCCATCCATGCCGCCGATTTGCTTCAGACCGCTTGGAGGCAAGGCGACCGCCAGCGCTACCGCTGCCAGAATAGAATCGATCGCAAAGGCGATATCGGCGATTTCGACCTTCAGAACCGTCCACCAGAAGCCAGCTTTGGAGTTTTTCTTCTCCTTCTGTTCCTCTGTCTCCTCTTCCTCTTCGGCCTCTTTGGACCTTCGTAAAAACTTAATGATATTGCTTATTGAAATAAATAAGAGATACAGCGCTCCGAGTGCCTGAATTTGCCATACATTCACAAGCAGCGAGATAACGAACAAGGAGGCTAGACGGAAAATAAAAGCGCCGAACAATCCGTAAAACAGCGCCTTCTTCCGGCTTTTCTCATCAAGATGTTTAACCATTACAGCTAGCACGAGCGCATTATCTGCTGCCAGCAAACCTTCCAGAACAACCAAGACCACTAATACCCAGCCATATTCCAATAGCAATTCCAACGTTGACTCCTCCTTCTAAACGACCGTGACGTGTTTCTGATAATCAATTTCCAGAAACTTCTCTACTTCCGTAACCCAGCGCTCCTCTACAAACTTCACATGCATTGGATGCGCATTATAAGCTTCATAATCCTCATTGCTTTCGAATACCATGGAAAAGCCGAAACGATAATCGTTTTTAGGACTTACCTGCAAATAAACCTCAAAATCGCGAACGGCCGGAATCGAGCTCAAAA from the Paenibacillus sp. BIHB 4019 genome contains:
- a CDS encoding bifunctional 2-keto-4-hydroxyglutarate aldolase/2-keto-3-deoxy-6-phosphogluconate aldolase, whose translation is MKKIKVLQQIVDAGVVAVLRADSPEEVVEMSRHAIKGGIKAIEITLTVPFALRAIEQLSKEYSVDADPQSDQFAIIGVGTVLDPESARAAILSGAEFVVSPALNPDTIKLCHRYAIPVMPGTMTVNEIQHALELGVDVVKLFPGNLYSPSVIPSIKGPLPQANVMPTGGVSLDNLGEWVKAGAVAVGIGSDLTKEAVKTGDYTLIEAKARAYMEAYRSAKR
- a CDS encoding TerC family protein, whose product is MELLLEYGWVLVVLVVLEGLLAADNALVLAVMVKHLDEKSRKKALFYGLFGAFIFRLASLFVISLLVNVWQIQALGALYLLFISISNIIKFLRRSKEAEEEEETEEQKEKKNSKAGFWWTVLKVEIADIAFAIDSILAAVALAVALPPSGLKQIGGMDGGQFIVIFLGGFIGLVIMRFAANYFVKLLHSRPALELTAFVIVGWVGVKLAVHTMAHPSIHWLSHDFVEGSLWKATFYIVLVLIAVVGWFLSGRSKVEGEHGDGAGKAASLDKHTG
- a CDS encoding Dabb family protein; the encoded protein is MSGVWIQHSVIFSLKHAEGSDEEQRFLEDGRTILSSIPAVRDFEVYLQVSPKNDYRFGFSMVFESNEDYEAYNAHPMHVKFVEERWVTEVEKFLEIDYQKHVTVV